A portion of the Moraxella ovis genome contains these proteins:
- a CDS encoding multidrug effflux MFS transporter — MNQNQSAHEKPFPTVWILILGMMIAIGPLAIDMYLPALPSMADEFGVSTTNVARSVPAYFVGLVFGQLFYGPFSDRVGRVKPMYIGMTIFVIASIICATTNHEYVLFAARTLQALGACVTAVVTRAAIRDTLNPVQSARAFSLMVLVMGVAPILAPTLGAAILQVANWHMLFWFLAGYGVLNIILTKLFLKETLAPENRNTRPMSETFLGYVDLMKDKTFTVPAVAAGLLQGSFFIYLSISSVLFMENYGLSEKQFAIAFGANAFGFIALTQANQFLTKRFRLVRLLRFGALMQVISALCLLVLGVVFGGEAYFAAVFLAIFCCIVGLGFTQPNATAIALAFQKKRAGMAAAMQGALQFSVGIFGGLLLSLFDVSPVLKLGIAMSVLTAIGTYLVYRLNPRLDLSKMD; from the coding sequence ATGAATCAGAATCAGTCCGCGCACGAAAAACCATTTCCCACCGTTTGGATCTTAATCCTAGGTATGATGATCGCCATCGGCCCTTTGGCGATTGACATGTATCTGCCTGCACTGCCGAGCATGGCGGATGAGTTTGGGGTGAGTACGACGAATGTGGCGCGTTCGGTGCCTGCGTACTTTGTCGGGTTGGTGTTCGGTCAGCTGTTCTATGGGCCTTTTTCTGATCGGGTAGGGCGAGTCAAGCCCATGTATATCGGCATGACGATTTTTGTGATCGCATCAATCATCTGCGCCACCACGAATCACGAATATGTCTTGTTCGCTGCTCGTACCTTACAGGCTCTGGGTGCGTGTGTGACGGCTGTGGTAACGCGTGCTGCGATTCGTGACACATTAAACCCAGTGCAGTCAGCGCGCGCATTTAGCTTGATGGTGCTGGTCATGGGTGTTGCACCAATACTAGCACCGACCTTGGGTGCGGCAATCCTTCAGGTGGCTAATTGGCACATGCTATTTTGGTTCTTGGCAGGCTATGGCGTTCTAAACATAATCTTAACGAAACTGTTCTTAAAAGAAACCCTAGCACCAGAGAATCGCAACACTCGACCGATGAGCGAGACTTTTTTGGGTTATGTTGATCTTATGAAGGATAAGACCTTTACCGTGCCTGCTGTGGCAGCGGGGCTACTACAGGGGTCGTTCTTTATTTATCTGTCCATCTCAAGCGTCTTGTTCATGGAGAATTATGGACTGTCAGAGAAACAATTCGCCATCGCATTCGGGGCGAATGCGTTTGGCTTTATCGCTTTGACACAGGCGAATCAATTCTTAACCAAGCGATTTAGATTGGTGCGGCTACTGCGCTTTGGTGCGCTCATGCAGGTGATATCGGCGCTTTGCTTGCTTGTTTTGGGGGTGGTATTTGGAGGAGAAGCTTATTTTGCGGCGGTATTTTTGGCGATATTTTGCTGCATTGTAGGACTTGGTTTTACTCAGCCGAACGCAACCGCCATTGCGCTCGCCTTTCAAAAGAAACGTGCAGGCATGGCAGCAGCGATGCAAGGCGCACTTCAATTCTCGGTGGGGATATTTGGCGGACTTTTGCTAAGTCTGTTCGATGTCAGTCCTGTACTAAAGCTTGGCATCGCGATGAGTGTGCTGACCGCTATTGGAACGTATTTGGTGTACCGATTAAATCCTAGACTTGATCTATCCAAGATGGATTGA
- the rlmH gene encoding 23S rRNA (pseudouridine(1915)-N(3))-methyltransferase RlmH: MKLRILSVGHKMPAWVQTGVDEYFKRIQPMMTTEIIDIAPAKRAKNPSAAEIDKYKHQEGQAILAARHPKERLWVLEVKGKMLSTERLADRLGDAMQDGADVALVIGGADGLSPEVLSVADFKWSLSDLTLPHPLVRVILIEQLYRAMSIINNHPYHRGG, translated from the coding sequence ATGAAATTAAGAATTTTAAGCGTTGGGCATAAGATGCCCGCTTGGGTACAGACGGGTGTTGATGAATATTTTAAACGCATTCAGCCCATGATGACGACCGAGATCATCGATATCGCCCCCGCTAAGCGCGCCAAGAACCCTTCTGCTGCTGAGATTGATAAATACAAACACCAAGAAGGTCAAGCCATCTTGGCAGCGCGCCATCCAAAAGAACGCCTGTGGGTGCTTGAAGTCAAAGGTAAGATGCTCTCCACCGAGCGCCTTGCTGATAGGCTTGGCGATGCCATGCAAGATGGCGCGGATGTCGCGTTGGTGATTGGTGGCGCGGATGGTCTGTCGCCAGAAGTGCTGTCAGTGGCAGATTTTAAGTGGTCTTTGTCAGACTTGACCTTGCCACATCCGTTGGTGCGAGTGATTTTAATCGAGCAGCTTTATCGCGCGATGAGCATCATTAACAACCATCCCTATCATCGTGGCGGCTAA
- a CDS encoding RDD family protein, with protein sequence MTQSLIQHPAHNDTIYAYAGFWVRFFAQIIDGILFLLITLPVLYLIYGEAYFTTEPATGSPFYGTADVLISLVFPLVACLWFWMRKGATPGKMLLGLKVLDAKTGNLLTLGQALLRYVGYILSSLIFCLGYIWVGFDKKKQGWHDKMAKTVVVREAR encoded by the coding sequence ATGACACAATCGCTGATACAACACCCTGCACATAACGACACCATTTATGCGTATGCAGGGTTTTGGGTTCGTTTTTTTGCGCAAATTATTGACGGGATTCTGTTTTTGTTGATCACGCTGCCGGTATTGTATTTGATTTATGGTGAGGCTTATTTCACCACTGAACCTGCGACGGGATCGCCATTTTATGGGACGGCAGACGTGCTGATTTCTTTGGTGTTTCCTTTGGTGGCTTGTTTATGGTTCTGGATGCGAAAAGGCGCAACCCCTGGCAAGATGCTGCTAGGCCTTAAGGTGTTAGATGCCAAGACGGGTAATTTACTTACTCTTGGTCAGGCACTGCTGCGTTATGTGGGCTACATCTTATCATCATTGATATTCTGTCTTGGCTACATTTGGGTGGGCTTTGATAAGAAAAAACAAGGCTGGCACGATAAGATGGCCAAGACCGTCGTTGTACGTGAAGCGCGCTAA
- a CDS encoding YraN family protein yields MNIKATTKSIGDFYENRAVDWIESEHLTVIARNYNVPKVGEIDIVAECIDALANGRIRKTLVFIEVRARKRGRFASSVESITTTKQHKIIHAAMYFLQEFDEFNEYDCRFDVIVFDYADGEDARGEWIKAAFLAC; encoded by the coding sequence GTGAATATCAAAGCGACAACCAAATCAATTGGTGATTTTTATGAAAATCGCGCGGTTGATTGGATTGAGTCAGAGCACCTAACTGTCATCGCGCGCAACTACAATGTGCCTAAGGTGGGTGAGATTGACATTGTTGCTGAGTGCATTGATGCTCTGGCGAATGGTAGAATTCGTAAGACTTTGGTGTTTATTGAGGTGCGAGCCCGCAAGCGTGGACGATTTGCAAGCAGTGTAGAGAGTATCACGACCACCAAGCAGCATAAAATCATCCATGCAGCGATGTATTTTTTGCAGGAATTTGATGAATTTAATGAGTATGATTGTCGGTTTGATGTGATTGTATTTGATTATGCGGATGGTGAGGATGCGAGAGGCGAATGGATTAAGGCGGCATTTCTTGCGTGTTAG
- a CDS encoding BON domain-containing protein: MKKLSLGALIAAAMVLSACSTLGASNDANHNFGAYEMGRSIPERISDESIELTARKNLTRIDGVNENSVRIAIDSFRREVLVTGEVPNQAIKTNIESMLKSMKDVTAVYNYLTVADTPKSQSHTVHEGYLKSKINARLITNKAIKSSQYKIVVRDRTAYVLGYMTPEQQSHVLDAIQNTSGMASAVTLTTLVNGDSSMINTADSANDATTDTEGVIYGGVVTTEAPNDPYALQEIYTPDANVNAPNNTSPVYTPRGSGSSGYVQLYQGTNSP; encoded by the coding sequence ATGAAAAAACTATCTTTAGGGGCGCTAATCGCTGCAGCGATGGTGCTTAGTGCATGCAGCACGCTGGGTGCTAGTAATGATGCGAACCATAATTTTGGTGCTTATGAGATGGGGCGCAGCATCCCTGAGCGCATCAGCGATGAGAGTATTGAGCTGACCGCGCGTAAGAATCTGACGCGCATCGATGGGGTGAATGAGAACTCTGTACGTATCGCGATTGACAGCTTTCGCCGCGAGGTGCTCGTGACTGGCGAGGTGCCAAACCAAGCCATCAAAACTAACATCGAATCCATGTTAAAATCCATGAAAGACGTGACAGCGGTCTATAACTATCTGACCGTCGCTGATACGCCAAAGAGCCAAAGTCACACCGTGCATGAAGGCTACCTAAAGTCTAAAATCAACGCACGCCTGATTACCAATAAAGCCATCAAGTCATCGCAGTATAAGATCGTCGTACGTGACCGCACCGCTTATGTACTGGGATATATGACGCCAGAACAGCAAAGCCATGTACTAGATGCGATTCAGAACACCTCTGGCATGGCATCTGCGGTAACCTTGACCACCCTAGTCAATGGCGACAGCAGCATGATCAATACAGCCGACAGCGCAAATGATGCGACGACCGATACCGAGGGTGTGATCTATGGCGGCGTGGTGACAACAGAAGCACCAAACGACCCATACGCATTACAAGAGATCTACACGCCAGACGCCAATGTCAATGCGCCAAACAACACCTCGCCAGTCTATACACCGCGCGGTTCAGGCAGCAGCGGCTATGTACAGCTGTATCAAGGCACCAATAGCCCATAA
- a CDS encoding BolA family protein, translated as MNADDLIELLRPHFPDAEIQAANQGNKFEVLIVDDAFEGKRLVARQQAVYAIANPHIQSGAMHALTIHALTPAEYQSKTQG; from the coding sequence ATGAATGCTGATGATTTAATCGAATTATTACGTCCCCATTTCCCTGATGCCGAGATTCAAGCGGCCAACCAAGGCAACAAGTTCGAAGTGTTGATTGTTGATGATGCTTTTGAAGGTAAGCGCTTGGTTGCGCGCCAACAGGCCGTCTATGCCATCGCCAATCCGCATATCCAAAGCGGCGCGATGCACGCATTAACCATACATGCGCTAACGCCTGCAGAATATCAAAGCAAAACACAAGGCTAA
- the murA gene encoding UDP-N-acetylglucosamine 1-carboxyvinyltransferase, translating to MDKFKIIGKSRIAGEVTISGSKNAALPLLAAMLLPNDETILHNVPTLKDTETLIKLIAGTGVNIKKEGNTVIADSRTVTDYYAPYDLVRTMRASILVLGPLLARFGEAEVSLPGGCAIGSRPVDQHLKAMEALGVIITVENGYVKAKAPAGGKLIGCDFTFDMVTVGGTENVIMAASLAKGVTRLENCACEPEVVDLANMLVAMGAKIEGIGTPTMVIEGVDSLHGCEYSVIADRIETGSYLAGALMSKGDVLTKNTSAEFLYPVLKKFEAMGATITTGDDWIRAVMKGRPKAVDIRTQVHPGFPTDMQAQLMAVCCLAEGTSTIIENIFENRFMHVPELQRLGANIKVDGHTAIVVGVDTFTPAPVMATDLRASMSLVMAAACAEGESIIDRIYHIDRGYDDVENKLKSLGVNIERIKG from the coding sequence ATGGATAAATTTAAAATCATCGGTAAAAGCCGTATCGCAGGTGAAGTAACCATCTCTGGCTCAAAGAACGCAGCCTTGCCATTATTGGCGGCCATGCTACTGCCAAATGATGAAACCATCCTGCACAATGTACCAACATTAAAGGACACTGAGACGCTTATTAAGCTCATCGCGGGCACTGGCGTTAATATCAAAAAAGAAGGCAATACCGTCATCGCCGATTCTCGTACTGTGACCGATTATTACGCGCCTTATGATTTGGTACGTACCATGCGTGCATCCATCTTGGTGCTAGGTCCATTGCTCGCTCGTTTTGGTGAGGCGGAAGTCTCGCTTCCAGGTGGCTGTGCGATTGGCTCACGTCCTGTGGATCAGCACCTAAAGGCGATGGAAGCACTAGGTGTAATCATCACTGTAGAGAATGGCTATGTCAAGGCGAAAGCGCCTGCTGGCGGCAAGCTGATCGGTTGTGATTTTACGTTTGATATGGTGACCGTAGGCGGTACTGAGAATGTCATTATGGCAGCGTCTCTAGCCAAGGGTGTAACACGCTTGGAGAATTGTGCGTGTGAACCCGAAGTTGTCGATCTGGCGAATATGCTGGTCGCCATGGGTGCCAAGATTGAAGGCATTGGCACGCCAACGATGGTCATCGAAGGTGTGGACAGTCTGCATGGCTGTGAGTATAGCGTGATTGCTGACCGCATTGAGACAGGCTCGTATCTGGCAGGCGCACTCATGAGTAAGGGTGATGTCTTAACCAAGAATACCTCAGCAGAGTTTTTATACCCTGTATTAAAGAAATTCGAAGCGATGGGCGCAACCATCACCACAGGTGATGACTGGATTCGCGCAGTGATGAAGGGCAGACCAAAGGCGGTAGATATCCGCACTCAAGTGCACCCTGGCTTTCCTACCGACATGCAGGCGCAGCTGATGGCCGTCTGCTGTCTGGCTGAGGGCACGAGTACGATCATTGAGAATATCTTTGAGAATCGCTTCATGCATGTGCCAGAGCTGCAGCGTCTGGGTGCGAACATCAAGGTTGATGGGCATACCGCGATTGTGGTTGGTGTGGATACGTTCACACCTGCGCCAGTCATGGCGACAGACCTTCGCGCATCTATGTCATTGGTGATGGCGGCGGCATGCGCTGAGGGTGAGAGCATCATTGATCGCATTTATCACATTGACCGTGGCTATGATGATGTCGAGAATAAACTTAAATCGCTTGGTGTGAACATCGAGCGGATTAAGGGCTAG